One stretch of Tenacibaculum sp. MAR_2010_89 DNA includes these proteins:
- a CDS encoding DUF4401 domain-containing protein — protein MDKLTRKKALLDNVRLSEGAKFECNENAIFEEYNTQEENKSSLVIKVLSVFGGFLASLAFLGFLAISGLYNSEFGLLIFGLGFIISAIWLNKVYDRLIIDTFSVSIYLIGFALFAFGLSEMKVDENIIALLISFIALSSLFISQNFILSFISVLVISSSLIFLIIYNNSYDLIHLYISINTLVVTYFFLNEAKIISSDNRLSMLYNPVRIGLVISLLFGLISVGKKHLIPISQSHIWLSSIVIILVTMYLVYTIVKINEIKTIKSKMMIYILSALILASTIFSPSISGGILIVLLSFLVNYKRGLAIGIISIIYFIAQYYYDLNFTLLTKSIILFISGIIFLLFYLFTIKNLNPNEKI, from the coding sequence ATGGATAAATTAACTAGGAAAAAGGCTCTATTAGATAATGTTCGACTATCAGAAGGTGCTAAATTTGAATGTAACGAAAATGCTATTTTCGAAGAATACAATACTCAAGAAGAAAACAAATCCAGTTTAGTAATTAAAGTACTTTCAGTTTTCGGAGGTTTTTTAGCATCTCTAGCATTCCTTGGTTTTTTAGCAATTTCTGGACTTTATAACTCTGAATTTGGATTGTTAATATTTGGTTTAGGTTTTATAATTTCGGCTATTTGGCTTAATAAAGTCTATGATAGACTTATTATAGATACATTTAGTGTTTCAATATATTTAATAGGCTTTGCTTTGTTTGCTTTTGGTTTATCAGAAATGAAAGTTGATGAAAATATTATTGCATTATTAATAAGTTTTATAGCACTTAGTTCTTTGTTTATTTCACAAAATTTTATTTTGTCATTTATTTCAGTACTTGTTATTAGTAGTAGTCTTATATTTCTAATAATATATAATAATTCATATGATTTAATACATTTATATATTTCTATTAATACTTTAGTGGTAACATATTTTTTTTTAAATGAAGCAAAAATAATCTCATCAGATAACAGGTTATCTATGCTTTATAACCCAGTTAGAATTGGTTTGGTTATTTCTTTGTTATTTGGTCTTATTTCAGTTGGTAAAAAACATTTAATACCAATATCTCAAAGTCATATTTGGCTATCGTCAATTGTAATTATTTTAGTTACTATGTATTTAGTTTATACAATCGTAAAAATAAACGAAATAAAAACTATTAAAAGCAAAATGATGATTTATATATTAAGTGCATTAATACTAGCGTCAACAATATTTTCTCCCTCAATTTCAGGGGGAATTCTGATTGTATTATTAAGTTTTTTAGTAAATTATAAAAGAGGGTTGGCTATAGGAATAATTTCAATCATTTATTTTATCGCACAGTATTATTATGACTTAAATTTCACATTGCTAACCAAGTCAATAATCTTATTTATATCTGGAATTATATTTCTGTTATTCTATTTATTCACTATTAAAAATTTAAATCCCAATGAAAAAATATAA
- a CDS encoding Rossmann-like and DUF2520 domain-containing protein, producing MIKVVILGAGNVASHLIDILLPKTDIQLIQVYARDITKITHLKNHVSITNNIELLKEADIYIIAVSDNAIGTISSKIKTKGLVVHTSGSVSINSLNNSGRKGVFYLLQSFSKDKKVDFDTIPFCLEAENKDDLKTLETLALSIGKKIYFINSEQRKHLHVAAVFVNNFVNHLYTIGNDICSKYDVPFEVLYPLIKETALKIQSLSPEDAQTGPAKRNDTKTIKNHLDLLTNKQQEIYTILTESIINGKKL from the coding sequence ATGATTAAAGTTGTTATTCTTGGAGCTGGAAATGTTGCTAGCCATTTAATAGATATTTTACTACCAAAAACTGATATTCAATTAATTCAAGTATATGCTAGAGATATAACAAAAATAACTCACTTAAAAAACCATGTTTCTATAACAAATAATATAGAGTTGTTAAAAGAAGCTGATATATACATTATTGCAGTTTCTGATAATGCCATTGGTACAATTTCTTCAAAAATAAAAACAAAAGGTTTAGTTGTACATACATCAGGAAGTGTTTCTATAAACTCATTGAATAACAGTGGAAGAAAAGGTGTTTTTTATTTATTGCAAAGTTTTTCAAAAGATAAAAAAGTAGATTTTGATACTATTCCTTTTTGCCTAGAAGCTGAAAATAAAGACGATTTAAAAACTTTAGAAACACTAGCTTTATCTATAGGTAAAAAAATATATTTCATAAATTCTGAACAAAGAAAGCATTTACATGTAGCAGCTGTATTTGTAAATAATTTTGTTAACCACTTATATACAATAGGTAATGACATTTGTAGTAAATATGATGTTCCTTTTGAAGTTTTATATCCATTAATTAAAGAAACAGCTTTAAAAATTCAATCGCTTTCTCCTGAAGATGCCCAAACAGGGCCAGCTAAAAGAAATGATACCAAAACAATAAAAAATCACTTAGATTTGCTTACTAATAAACAACAAGAAATTTATACAATATTAACAGAGTCAATTATAAATGGAAAAAAGTTATAA
- a CDS encoding PLP-dependent aspartate aminotransferase family protein — protein sequence MNKNTNLGINTICTHVGELKDEQFKGAISPLYMSTSYQFDSVDVKRYPRYFNTPNQEALCKKIAALEKTDDALIFGSGMAAVSTSLLAFLKQGDHVVLQETLYGGTYNFVVEEFDKFGIEYSFTKSLAIKDFEREVKSNTRVIFIETPSNPLLKIVDMNEVSLLAKKHGIITMIDNTFASPINQTPIDFGIDIMIHSATKYMGGHSDILAGAVAASEEHVKRIWNIAKNLGGSLSDFTVWMLERSLKTLNLRVKRQSKNALKMAKYLEKNKYIDTVYYPGLKSHENYKLAKAQMKYFGGMLSFELIKEIDTMKFQRNLQLIKPSMSLAGVESTVLSPAQTSHALLSKEERDSQGIKDGLIRFSVGIEETEDLIEDIEQALYNTIK from the coding sequence ATGAATAAAAATACTAATTTAGGAATAAATACAATTTGTACACATGTAGGTGAATTAAAGGATGAACAGTTTAAAGGAGCTATTTCACCCTTATATATGTCTACCTCATATCAGTTTGATAGTGTTGATGTAAAGAGGTATCCAAGATATTTTAACACTCCAAATCAAGAAGCCTTATGTAAAAAAATAGCTGCCTTAGAAAAAACTGATGACGCCTTAATTTTTGGATCAGGTATGGCTGCAGTTAGCACTAGTTTATTAGCTTTTTTAAAACAAGGAGATCATGTAGTTTTACAAGAAACATTGTATGGGGGTACTTATAATTTTGTGGTAGAAGAGTTTGATAAGTTTGGAATAGAGTATTCATTTACTAAAAGTTTAGCGATTAAAGATTTTGAAAGAGAAGTAAAAAGTAATACTCGTGTAATTTTTATAGAAACCCCTTCTAATCCGCTATTAAAAATTGTAGATATGAATGAAGTTTCTCTTTTAGCAAAGAAACATGGAATTATTACGATGATTGATAATACGTTTGCATCTCCTATAAATCAAACTCCAATAGATTTTGGGATTGATATTATGATACATTCTGCAACAAAGTATATGGGAGGGCACTCTGATATTTTAGCAGGGGCAGTGGCAGCTTCAGAAGAACATGTGAAAAGAATATGGAATATAGCAAAAAACTTAGGAGGTAGTTTAAGTGATTTTACAGTTTGGATGTTAGAGCGTAGTTTAAAAACTTTAAACTTACGTGTAAAAAGACAAAGTAAGAATGCACTTAAAATGGCAAAGTATTTAGAGAAAAATAAATATATAGATACTGTATATTATCCTGGATTAAAATCACATGAAAACTATAAATTGGCAAAGGCTCAAATGAAATATTTTGGAGGTATGCTGTCTTTTGAATTAATAAAAGAAATAGACACGATGAAATTTCAACGTAATTTACAGTTAATAAAACCGTCTATGAGTTTAGCAGGAGTAGAAAGTACTGTATTAAGCCCAGCACAAACATCTCATGCTTTGCTTTCAAAAGAAGAGAGAGACAGTCAAGGAATAAAAGATGGATTAATTCGTTTTTCTGTGGGAATAGAAGAAACAGAAGATTTAATAGAAGATATAGAACAAGCTTTATATAATACGATAAAATGA
- the bshB1 gene encoding bacillithiol biosynthesis deacetylase BshB1 — MKLDILAFGAHPDDVELGCSATIAKEISLGKKVGIVDLTRGELGTRGSAEIRDQEAANAAKILGVSVRENLKFADGFFTNDKQHQLEVIKMIRKYQPEIVLCNAVDDRHIDHPKGSKLVSDACFLSGLLKIETTIEGVNQEKWRPKQVYHYIQWKNIEPDFVIDVSGYMDKKIDAVLAYSSQFYDPKSAEPETPITSKNFTDSINYRARDLGRLIGVDFAEGFTSERYVAAENLSKFI; from the coding sequence ATGAAATTAGACATATTAGCATTTGGAGCACACCCAGATGATGTAGAATTAGGTTGCAGTGCAACTATAGCCAAAGAAATTTCTTTAGGTAAAAAAGTAGGAATAGTTGATTTAACTCGTGGAGAATTGGGAACTAGAGGTTCTGCAGAAATAAGAGATCAAGAAGCTGCAAATGCTGCAAAAATTTTAGGAGTATCTGTTAGAGAGAATTTAAAGTTTGCTGATGGTTTTTTTACGAATGATAAGCAGCATCAGTTAGAAGTGATTAAAATGATTAGGAAGTATCAACCGGAGATTGTTTTATGTAATGCTGTTGATGATAGGCATATTGATCACCCAAAAGGAAGTAAGTTAGTATCTGATGCTTGTTTTTTAAGTGGACTATTAAAAATAGAAACAACTATTGAAGGAGTAAACCAAGAAAAATGGAGACCAAAACAAGTGTATCATTATATACAATGGAAAAATATAGAACCAGACTTTGTAATTGATGTATCTGGTTATATGGATAAGAAGATTGATGCTGTATTGGCATACTCTTCTCAGTTTTATGATCCTAAAAGTGCAGAGCCTGAAACACCAATAACAAGTAAAAATTTCACAGATAGTATTAATTACCGGGCAAGAGACCTAGGAAGGTTAATTGGAGTTGATTTTGCAGAAGGCTTTACATCAGAACGTTACGTTGCTGCTGAAAATTTAAGTAAATTTATTTAA
- a CDS encoding GDYXXLXY domain-containing protein, with the protein MLLGFFNNSIFQKEELITDGQLVLLELAPVDPRSLMQGDYMRLRYAISSSINSDSISKRGFCVVKLEENGVAKKVRIQENKMPINDNEFLIEYTSKKWSNINIGAESYFFEEGEADKYEKAKYGGIKVDSQGNSLLIGLYDEQLKRIE; encoded by the coding sequence ATGTTACTTGGATTTTTTAATAACTCTATATTTCAAAAAGAAGAGTTAATAACTGACGGTCAACTTGTTTTATTAGAATTAGCGCCTGTTGACCCTCGTTCATTAATGCAAGGGGATTATATGAGATTAAGATATGCTATTTCAAGTAGTATTAATTCTGATAGTATTTCTAAAAGAGGGTTCTGTGTTGTCAAATTGGAAGAGAATGGAGTTGCCAAAAAAGTTCGAATTCAAGAAAATAAAATGCCAATCAATGATAATGAGTTTCTTATAGAGTATACTTCAAAGAAATGGAGTAATATAAATATAGGTGCAGAGTCTTATTTTTTTGAAGAAGGTGAAGCAGACAAGTATGAAAAAGCGAAATATGGAGGGATAAAAGTAGATAGTCAGGGAAATAGTCTTTTGATTGGTTTGTATGATGAACAACTAAAAAGAATAGAATAA
- a CDS encoding Crp/Fnr family transcriptional regulator, which translates to MKTSFLAKCFPVLEKELLNEVEEHSILKSFKAGDFVVKQGRLIRFLPIVLSGNIKVFSNEDSIQFLLYYISSGETCIYSFAHISSKELAGFSAIAELDSELLLLPIDKVNKWLKKYPSFGNLVLSDYKRHYKDLLNTTKQVLCYNLEERLLNYLKNKVQIKASNVLSVSHQEVADDLGTSREVITRLLKKLSIANKVLQEGRKIKVL; encoded by the coding sequence ATGAAAACTTCTTTTTTAGCTAAATGTTTTCCTGTACTTGAAAAAGAACTTTTGAATGAAGTTGAAGAACATTCAATTTTAAAAAGTTTTAAAGCAGGTGATTTTGTTGTTAAGCAAGGAAGGTTAATACGTTTTTTGCCTATAGTTTTAAGTGGTAATATTAAAGTGTTTAGTAATGAAGATTCTATACAGTTTCTTTTATATTATATTTCATCAGGAGAAACTTGTATTTATAGTTTTGCTCATATATCAAGTAAAGAACTAGCAGGGTTTTCAGCTATTGCAGAACTAGATAGTGAATTATTATTACTTCCAATTGATAAGGTTAATAAGTGGTTAAAAAAATATCCATCCTTTGGTAATCTAGTACTGTCTGATTATAAGAGACATTATAAAGATTTATTAAATACAACAAAACAAGTACTATGTTATAATTTAGAGGAAAGGTTATTAAATTATTTAAAAAATAAAGTACAAATTAAAGCATCGAATGTTTTAAGTGTTTCCCATCAAGAAGTTGCTGATGATTTAGGTACTTCAAGAGAGGTAATTACAAGGTTATTGAAAAAATTAAGTATTGCTAATAAAGTACTTCAAGAGGGAAGAAAAATAAAAGTTTTGTAA
- a CDS encoding DUF4419 domain-containing protein yields the protein MNFFCKTFMLISFTCLFFACSFEKRKKNTEITSDTLKLQKVDDFFLNENKSVNGIKFKVDNVLKNDTLLETFPAKKVVANFIRKQITYFPDSNDTQLKLVPISGNGLINTINICYGQHRPLVLSPDVIWMTIAQGVSTHINKEFKQLDVKLFKKNKPKVLKVRNDSLEYGVKHWKSLITSLTNSTRKYTKEDMFSFLAPKFSTTTENIHIAYQANILYGYKKAFTYLGEGGCGIPYITLTGTKSDWIKIKESLSNLDDLELGFWRKELELILDEFIAVYTNTMNEKFWRNIYKEYLDYGEFSISGWIIKLYPYIEVLGAGVYDKELGMMKVEHRFLKNEYVVGDKYLYSKLNIDVFPNYKSEANIIWENHLKNERTKLFLYSGIMGAKQYVDGSLMPWVTWAISKENEKEPALLRSQSNEVIHRDPKWIPHIYENDSTVIQKAIYPIKKDFQFEEGLTHFRKQVSKIVYPNYSQKGDTLTFYILSNGKPIIITDNKKLELKVQTWLNEKGVKWNPAKVKLSEAVMFKEEVDSTKLVSVNSKIKIVIEKN from the coding sequence ATGAACTTTTTTTGTAAAACATTTATGCTTATAAGTTTTACATGTTTATTTTTCGCCTGTAGTTTTGAGAAAAGAAAAAAAAACACAGAGATAACTTCAGATACTCTTAAACTTCAGAAAGTTGATGATTTTTTTTTAAATGAAAACAAATCTGTAAATGGAATAAAGTTTAAAGTAGACAATGTATTAAAGAATGACACCCTTCTTGAAACATTTCCAGCTAAAAAAGTTGTAGCAAATTTTATAAGAAAACAAATTACTTATTTCCCAGATAGTAATGATACTCAATTAAAGTTGGTTCCAATAAGTGGTAATGGGCTTATTAACACTATAAATATATGTTATGGACAGCATAGACCGTTAGTATTATCTCCAGATGTTATATGGATGACAATAGCTCAAGGGGTTTCAACACATATAAATAAAGAATTTAAACAATTAGATGTTAAATTATTTAAGAAAAATAAGCCTAAGGTTCTAAAAGTTAGAAACGACTCTTTAGAGTATGGAGTAAAACATTGGAAAAGTTTAATAACTAGCTTAACAAATTCAACAAGAAAATACACAAAAGAAGATATGTTTTCTTTTTTAGCTCCCAAATTTTCTACCACAACAGAAAATATTCATATAGCTTATCAAGCTAATATTTTATATGGATATAAAAAGGCTTTTACATACTTAGGTGAAGGAGGTTGCGGCATTCCTTATATAACCCTAACGGGAACTAAATCTGATTGGATAAAAATAAAAGAAAGTTTATCAAACTTAGATGATTTAGAATTAGGTTTTTGGCGTAAAGAACTAGAACTTATTCTAGATGAGTTTATAGCAGTCTATACTAATACTATGAACGAAAAATTTTGGAGAAATATTTATAAAGAATATTTAGATTATGGTGAGTTCTCTATTTCTGGATGGATCATTAAACTTTATCCTTATATAGAAGTTTTAGGAGCAGGTGTTTACGATAAGGAATTAGGAATGATGAAGGTTGAACATAGGTTTTTAAAAAATGAATACGTAGTTGGTGATAAATACTTATACTCAAAATTAAATATTGATGTTTTTCCAAATTATAAAAGTGAAGCGAATATTATTTGGGAAAATCACCTAAAAAATGAAAGAACTAAACTATTTCTTTACTCTGGAATTATGGGAGCAAAGCAATATGTAGATGGTTCATTAATGCCATGGGTTACTTGGGCTATTTCTAAAGAAAATGAAAAAGAACCTGCCTTATTAAGGTCACAAAGTAATGAAGTCATTCATAGAGACCCTAAATGGATACCACATATATATGAGAATGATTCTACAGTTATTCAAAAAGCAATATATCCTATAAAAAAAGATTTTCAGTTTGAAGAGGGACTCACTCATTTTAGGAAACAAGTATCAAAAATAGTTTATCCTAATTATAGTCAGAAAGGTGACACATTAACTTTTTATATATTATCAAATGGAAAACCAATTATTATAACGGATAATAAAAAATTAGAGTTAAAAGTACAAACTTGGTTAAATGAAAAAGGTGTTAAGTGGAATCCGGCAAAGGTGAAGCTATCTGAGGCAGTTATGTTTAAAGAAGAAGTAGACTCAACTAAATTAGTTAGCGTAAATAGTAAAATTAAAATAGTAATAGAGAAAAATTGA
- a CDS encoding Crp/Fnr family transcriptional regulator yields MNSKTSILLSIFKGINFSVDEISTVERKFEKIIIKKGDRLLNSGKTVGNQYYIYSGCLRAYFIGKDGKEHTIQFAIEDWWISDYTAFFTTSKAIMTIDCIQDAVVYKISKESMESLYTVIPKLETFFRRKMEGAFSSFQKRILGALSQTAKERYITFVKTYPNIEISVKNYHIASYLGITTESLSRIRKEIAEK; encoded by the coding sequence ATGAATTCAAAAACATCCATATTACTATCTATTTTTAAAGGTATAAATTTTTCTGTTGATGAAATAAGCACTGTTGAACGTAAATTTGAAAAAATCATTATAAAAAAGGGAGACAGACTTTTAAATTCTGGAAAAACAGTAGGTAATCAATATTATATTTATAGCGGTTGTTTAAGAGCTTATTTTATAGGTAAAGATGGTAAAGAGCATACTATACAATTCGCTATTGAAGACTGGTGGATAAGTGATTATACAGCTTTTTTTACAACTTCAAAAGCAATTATGACTATAGATTGCATCCAGGATGCAGTTGTATATAAGATATCTAAAGAGTCAATGGAAAGTTTATATACAGTTATACCAAAATTAGAAACTTTTTTTAGAAGGAAAATGGAAGGAGCTTTTTCTAGTTTTCAAAAAAGAATACTTGGTGCTTTATCTCAAACAGCAAAAGAAAGGTATATTACTTTTGTTAAAACATACCCAAATATAGAAATAAGTGTAAAAAATTACCACATAGCTTCCTATTTAGGAATAACAACAGAAAGTTTAAGTAGAATTAGAAAAGAAATTGCTGAAAAATAG
- a CDS encoding HD domain-containing protein: MTQELYQNAIKFAGEKHCNQKVPGTNSNYLLHLSNVAMEILVAYNFKSNFDINYAIQVALLHDTIEDTDTKFEELKDKFGESIANAVQALSKNEDIALKEDRMLDSLMRINKQEKEVGMVKIADRITNLQKPPIHWSKEKIIKYCEEAKLISITLNNKNDYLNKRLESKIKEYESLFNSF; encoded by the coding sequence ATGACACAAGAATTATATCAAAATGCAATCAAATTTGCTGGAGAAAAACACTGTAATCAAAAAGTGCCAGGAACTAATTCTAATTATCTTTTACATCTTTCAAATGTAGCGATGGAAATATTAGTTGCTTATAATTTTAAAAGTAATTTTGATATTAATTATGCAATTCAAGTAGCTTTGCTTCATGATACGATTGAGGATACAGATACTAAATTTGAAGAATTAAAGGATAAATTTGGAGAGTCAATAGCAAATGCTGTTCAAGCGTTGAGTAAAAATGAAGATATAGCTTTAAAAGAAGATAGAATGCTTGATAGTTTAATGCGTATAAATAAGCAGGAAAAAGAAGTTGGAATGGTTAAGATTGCTGATAGAATAACAAATTTACAAAAACCACCAATACACTGGAGTAAAGAAAAAATAATTAAATATTGTGAAGAAGCCAAATTGATATCAATTACACTTAATAATAAAAATGATTATTTAAATAAAAGGTTAGAAAGTAAGATAAAGGAATATGAAAGTTTATTTAATAGTTTTTAA
- a CDS encoding hexameric tyrosine-coordinated heme protein: MLDKTQLIPENTLITNSPEEGRALAVKIARLTIKITQPNAEVRDQLRPVYANDAAMLIAIGQTVALEFSTISKANNYWR; this comes from the coding sequence ATGTTAGATAAAACACAATTAATACCAGAAAACACGTTAATCACCAATTCACCTGAAGAAGGAAGAGCTTTAGCTGTAAAAATAGCAAGGTTAACTATTAAAATAACTCAACCTAATGCTGAGGTAAGAGATCAATTACGTCCAGTATATGCAAATGATGCCGCAATGTTAATAGCTATCGGTCAAACTGTAGCGTTAGAATTTTCTACTATATCTAAAGCAAATAATTATTGGAGATAA
- a CDS encoding DUF2157 domain-containing protein translates to MTKIEREDIHIITRHSNWSEKSIDNVLKKNIYNDKKSWYKFLRLFFISLGVGFIVAGIIFFFAYNWADLHKFIKIGLIEGLIIILILIILLTKISINIKNILLTGTSILVGVLFAVFGQVYQTGANAYDFFLGWTIFITIWVLVSNYAPLWLLLVTLINTTILLYSQQVAHSWSEVFVFTLLFIINILFLSTILLGKKFNYEIESPIWLSNIIALASVFFSTVGIVVGIFDKNQTSFFLLFIATSILYIAGIKYGLKVKSSFYLSIIPFSIIVIISAFFINLSDDAGMFFFICFFIIGSITLVIKNLIDLQKKWIN, encoded by the coding sequence ATGACAAAGATTGAAAGAGAAGATATTCATATAATTACTAGACACAGTAATTGGTCAGAAAAGAGTATTGACAACGTTTTGAAAAAGAATATCTACAACGATAAAAAATCTTGGTATAAATTCCTTAGGCTTTTTTTCATTAGCCTAGGAGTAGGTTTTATAGTTGCGGGAATTATTTTCTTCTTTGCATACAATTGGGCTGACTTACATAAATTCATTAAAATTGGATTAATTGAAGGTTTAATTATTATTTTAATTTTGATAATACTACTCACAAAAATTAGCATAAATATAAAAAATATATTACTTACTGGTACATCAATATTAGTAGGTGTTTTATTTGCTGTTTTTGGACAAGTCTATCAAACTGGGGCAAATGCCTATGATTTTTTTCTAGGCTGGACAATATTTATCACAATTTGGGTTTTAGTTTCAAATTATGCCCCATTATGGCTTCTCTTAGTAACTTTAATAAATACAACAATCTTATTATATTCACAGCAGGTAGCACATAGCTGGTCAGAAGTTTTTGTTTTTACTTTACTTTTCATCATCAATATATTATTCTTATCAACTATATTATTAGGAAAGAAATTTAATTATGAGATTGAGTCTCCAATTTGGCTTTCAAATATAATAGCATTAGCTTCTGTATTTTTTAGTACAGTAGGCATTGTAGTTGGTATTTTTGACAAAAACCAAACATCTTTCTTTCTGTTATTTATAGCTACATCAATACTCTATATTGCTGGAATTAAATATGGATTAAAAGTAAAAAGTAGTTTTTATCTTTCTATAATTCCTTTTAGTATAATTGTTATTATTTCTGCTTTCTTTATAAATTTATCTGATGATGCAGGTATGTTTTTCTTTATCTGCTTTTTTATTATTGGAAGTATAACGCTTGTAATTAAAAATTTAATTGATCTTCAAAAGAAATGGATAAATTAA
- a CDS encoding MATE family efflux transporter: MTENNQTSKQNIFSLFKDAVLGRQQDFTQGSIKKAVFMLAIPMILEMLMESIFALVDIIYVSRVSVNAVATVGLTESVLTLVYAVAIGLSMAATALIARRTGEKDSVGANQTAVQVIFLGIGISILISILGIVYPKEILALMGGEPNLIEEGFGYTRVLLGGNITVMLLFLINAIFRGAGNASIAMWTLILSNGLNIILDPIFIFGLGPIPAYGVEGAAIATTIGRGVAVITQLLILFYGKGKIKLVIKDLVLNIALIFNIIKVSLGGIGQFIIGTSSWVFLMRIMSEFGSEVLAGYTIAIRIMMFTLMPAWGMSNAAATLVGQNLGANKPDRAEKSVWITSKYCAYFMGIVSVVYILFASTFLEWFSNNPEVVSNGALCLQVIAAGYIAYAYGMVVIQSFNGSGDTKTPTLINFGCFWLFQLPFAYLMAITFDFGPQGVFWAITLAEVLIAIIGILLFKKGKWKTVKV; encoded by the coding sequence ATGACTGAAAACAATCAAACTTCAAAACAGAATATATTTTCACTTTTTAAAGATGCTGTACTAGGAAGACAGCAAGATTTTACACAAGGAAGCATTAAAAAAGCAGTTTTTATGTTAGCTATCCCTATGATACTTGAAATGCTAATGGAATCTATTTTTGCTTTAGTAGATATTATTTATGTATCAAGAGTAAGTGTAAACGCTGTAGCTACTGTTGGTCTTACAGAATCGGTATTAACACTAGTTTATGCAGTAGCAATAGGTTTAAGTATGGCAGCAACTGCTTTAATAGCAAGAAGAACTGGAGAAAAAGATAGTGTAGGGGCAAATCAAACTGCTGTTCAAGTTATTTTTTTAGGTATAGGAATATCTATATTAATTAGTATTTTAGGAATTGTATACCCAAAAGAAATTTTAGCTTTAATGGGAGGTGAACCAAATTTAATAGAAGAAGGTTTTGGTTATACTAGAGTATTATTAGGTGGGAATATTACAGTGATGTTACTTTTTTTAATTAATGCCATATTTAGAGGAGCTGGGAATGCTTCTATTGCTATGTGGACGTTGATTTTATCTAATGGGTTAAATATAATTTTAGATCCTATTTTTATTTTTGGATTAGGCCCTATACCTGCTTATGGGGTTGAAGGAGCTGCAATTGCTACTACAATTGGAAGGGGAGTAGCAGTAATAACTCAACTGTTAATTTTATTTTATGGAAAGGGAAAAATAAAATTAGTTATAAAAGATTTAGTATTAAATATAGCTTTAATTTTTAATATTATAAAAGTTTCACTTGGAGGTATTGGTCAATTTATTATAGGAACTTCAAGTTGGGTGTTTTTGATGAGAATAATGTCGGAATTTGGAAGTGAAGTGTTAGCAGGATATACCATTGCTATTAGGATCATGATGTTTACATTAATGCCAGCTTGGGGAATGAGTAATGCAGCTGCAACATTAGTAGGGCAAAATTTAGGTGCAAATAAACCTGATAGAGCTGAAAAGTCAGTTTGGATTACGAGTAAATATTGTGCTTATTTTATGGGAATTGTATCTGTAGTGTATATACTTTTTGCATCTACTTTTTTAGAATGGTTTTCTAATAATCCTGAAGTAGTTAGTAATGGGGCTTTATGTTTACAAGTAATAGCAGCTGGTTATATTGCTTATGCTTATGGTATGGTAGTAATTCAATCTTTTAATGGTTCAGGAGATACAAAAACACCAACATTAATAAATTTTGGTTGTTTCTGGTTGTTTCAACTTCCATTTGCTTATTTAATGGCAATTACATTTGATTTTGGTCCTCAAGGGGTATTTTGGGCAATTACATTGGCTGAGGTTTTAATAGCAATTATAGGTATATTACTTTTCAAAAAAGGAAAATGGAAAACAGTGAAGGTATAA